The genomic segment ATATCCCATCCCCTTTTATAGAGTCAGAGGCAGAAAAGAGGCCATTGAAACCCACAAAGcatcttatatttatatttttcaaagcaatTAATTATGCTGATGGTGGGAGACCTCTTATAGCTCTCATCTGTTATGTATAATTACCTAAATGAATTAGGCTACAATTTGAGGCGGTTTTCCTAGGATCATAAGCTAgcagtaaaaagaatgaaaatgtctGTTTATGCAGGGTATGTGTATGATTCCTTGATACCTTAGTTGTTGGAGAAACTGTGTACCCAATTCTGTCTTTATCATTAGTACCTCTTAGCTCATCAAACCCCTGAATCCTGGAGCATCCTTTCTTCACCCTCTCCCCTGGATGTTTTCTTGGCAATATGAAACTGGATCTTTGAGTAAGGGGTGTCAATGTTTAGATTATTGCACAGTTTTCAGAAGTACAAATAGGAAGAGTATCTTTGTCACTCCAAAGGTATTTGTTCACTGAAacttcctaaaatgtattttctagatTCCTGTATGGTTACAGTCAAGcactattattaaaatatgtcaatgctattattaaaatatttttggattgAGTTGTGCACCTAAATTCCATAGACGTAATGTTATATGCCTaagaaatatattctaaatatcaATTACTTATTCATAGTTTAAAGATTGTCACCACTATTAAtctcttagtctgttttgtgttgctataacaaagtatcagagacttggtaatttgtaagaacagacatttgttttctcatagttctggaagctgggaggtccaagatgaaggtgcagACAGATTTGCTTATCTGGTGAGGGTTACACCCTCTGGAGGGGAGGAACGCATGTCCTCACACAGTGGAAAGCAGAAGGGCAAGCTATCCAAATGCTTCATGAAGCCTCTCTTATAAGGACCTTAATCCCATTCACCATGGGAGGCATTCTCATGATGTACTCACCTCTTATAGGCCCCACCTCTTCATACCATCCCATTGGCCGTTGCATTTCAACATctaaattttggaggggacacgtTCAAATGATAGTAACATCTTATACCTATCTGGTATTTAAATAAACCTTTTGACTCTCTTCAGAACGTGTGATTCACTTGAACGAGATACACTACCCATATTTATACCATCCCAACTTTTATCTGCAATTTAAAAACAAGGACAAAAACTTTCTCCATTCTGATCCTATTTGCCTCATTTCAAGCTCATCTTTCCATTTGCCAGGTAGGCATCTCAGACTTCTGTAGGTTCTCAAACTCAACAAATACAAATCCAAATTTATCATCTCCTACCATAGTCTTACCCCACCAAAATCAGTGTATGTTCCTGAATGAGATGGTGTGAACTGTCAAAATTCACCAATATTAATGCATGAATTAGCTTCTACTACTTTCTCTATCTCAATTTGCACCCACATCAAATTATTCCCTGAGttctttttattaatctttctacAGTGACTCTAGGTTTCATCTCCTCCTATCTATCCCTTCTGTCACTATTCCTATTTGGGATCTCATGTCTTACTTGGCTTTTTGGAAAGAGCTTATCTACACTCAGTGTGCTTCAGATAACTTTTTCATCGCTACCTGAGTTGTCTTCCTaaatcaatggaaaaataattccTTTCTCAGAAACCTCAGTGGAATCCCACTATTTAAAGATTAAACTCCAAATTCTTTTACATAACAATGAAGTACTCTCTAGCTTAATTCCTAAATTACTGCTTGggcttgttcatttttattccttcatAGATGCTGGTCTCTCTGTAATAGTTCTGTTTCTTGGATTTAGGGATTCTGAATCTTTTTTTGTACCGTGAATCCTTTTGGAAATCTGGTGAAGTTTATTGACTCCTTcctagaataatatttttttacttgtaaataatAACATTACCAAGATAAGCAATTCTACATCAATACAACTCCATCTGTCTGTGGATCCTGTTGTTTATGTCTTTGTGACTTTTCTATGATCCTCCCCTTATCATAGAAGTGCCCCTAACCCTGCTGTATCCTTCACATCTATCAAGGCCTAGTGCAATTCCCACCTTCACAGTGCGTCTTTACCTTGCAACCCTGCCCCATCTGTATCATCACTTTGCTCTCTCATTGTAGattatatttatagttatttatttctatttatcccTTATCTTTATCTTTTATGATATCTTGATAATTGACGACAATGTGGCAAATACTGAACTAGTCACTTTTACATACTTTGTTTTCATAATTCCTTTTAAAGcactataaaatattcatatgatGGGCAAACTGAGGTTCAAACATTTTGGTGTTTGACCAAGATCATACAACTTGTATTCTTGCTAGATTATGAATTATTTGAGGAAAGGAATATTTTATCTTCCAGATTATATCTTCTAAGGATCTGTGGGATAATACTTTCTCAATAATGTTTGcccatatgtatttaaaaattgaaaatactggGAAATACTTATCTCCCAATATTTAATATCATTAGAACTGACTAGGGGCCTCGAAAGAACAGAGGTGTGTGCAGCAGTGTTCTTACGTTAATGTCTGTGTGAAATTAACTGTGGCTAAATCTTTCCCTGCATACTATTATCTCTCCTAATTCCTAGTGGCTTCACAGACTGAAATTGTACACATAAGGAttttaaacagaaacatttttaaaatattgtctcttGTTTTGCATTACTGAAAAAATAACGAAGTAGAACAAATTAAGAAAGTAGAACAAATTAAAGAATTTAATTGGAATCATGAggaattcaagaaatatttgaagattgCATTTCTAATAATAGATCAGAACAATTGAATAACGCTTTCGTATTCTCCACCCtcagcaaaaacaataaaatcaactcaatttacatttgtaaaacaaTATATGTATACTTTCATTATACCAGTTTTAATTTTCAACTGTGCTTCTCTATCTCTCTGTAGTCAAATACTACATTTCTGCAAGGGTTTTCTTAAAACAGCATTGCTAGGTtaactgttttaaaagaaaaatatttatttgtttaaaaatgtttactttagCAATAGTAATGCTTTCCTTTCAAAGTATTATTTCAAGTTTCAAAATAATGTACTtatgattttaattaattaagttTTCATGTGGAAGTTGTTCACGTAGAGtaactaattttaaataattggatCTTTTTATTTGGTAATGCCTTTAGCACTCTGTGAAgtataaattaatgtaaaattaattCATTATGACTATCCATTTTTCATGGTCTTTTCTATTATTATACTGTAGCAAGTGCTAATTCTAATGTAGCGAGATAATTGATTTTCTATTGTCATAGCTCCAGATGGTCCTCCTGAAAATGTTCATGTAGTAGCAACATCACCTTTCAGCATCAGCATAAGCTGGAGTGAACCTGCTGTCATTACTGGACCAACATATTATCTGATTGATGTCAAATCGGTAAGGCATGTCTTACCTTCTGTAAAAGTCAGtataaaattgttaataataCAAGATTTGGAACCAGactatttgaatttgaattttggctcTGTTAGATACTAGGAAAATTACTTTACTGTTTGTGTTTCAATGTCTATATCTGTAAAGTAAAGATTAATAATAGTAAACAGGGTATGAGGACTGAATCAGTTAACATGCATAAAGAACTTGGAACGTTACCTGACACatgataaatgctcaataaatataaaatattagtaacactattattatatttattatcagcatatagaatatatatatcgtatgtatacatacacacatacaagtgGTTGAATTGGTAGTAATACAAAGATCTGGTTTACATACAGTAGAAAGTGATTCATAAtacaaaatgagaagaaagaaggcattaggagaaatatcttcTAGATGAAATAACATCAGAACTAAGTCTTGAAAAATAAgtgaagcagaacataaaaggtAAATGGGAATAGGGGTATAAAAAAGTAAGCCTCATTCAAGAAAAATCAAGTCTTTTGGCAATCCCAGGtcatagcatttaaaaaaaaagttctaagagATGAGGCTAGATCTGGAGGCCGACTATATAACAAGTTACAGAGTTAGGGTTTTATGTTAAGGGCAGTGGGGTGCCAGTTGGTGATACAGATTTCTACTGTGTAGGATAGGTATGGTTGCAGTGTAGAGGACAGATTTAGAGCAGTATGGGGGTGCAAAATCAGGCAAGGAGACAGGAAACTCTAAAAGGGCAAGGAGCTTCCACAGGAGGCCTACACGCCGCCGCTTGTGCTGCCACCATGTCTCTAGTGATCCCTGAAAAGTTCCAGCATATTTTGCGAGTACTCAACACCAACATCTATGGGCAGCGGAAAATAGCCTTTGCCATCACTGCCATTAAGGGTGTGGGCCGAAGATATGCTCATGTGGTGTTGAGGAAAGCAGACATTGACCTCACCAAGAGGGCGGGAGAACTCACTGAGGATGAGGTGGAACGTGTGATCACCATTATGCAGAATCCACGCCAGTACAAGATCCCAGACTGGTTCTTGAACAGACAGAAGGATGTAAAGGATGGAAAATATAGCCAGGTCCTAGCCAATGGTCTGGACAACAAGCTCCATGAAGACCTGGAGCGACTGAAGAAGATTCGGGCCCATAGAGGGCTGCGCCACTTCTGGGGCCTTGGTGTCCGAGGCCAGCACACCAAGACCACTGGCCGCCGTGGCCGCACCGTGGGTGTGtccaagaagaaataaatctgtAGGCCTTGTCTGTTAATAAATAgtttatatacaaaaaaaaaaaagggcaaggaaagagaacagaggaaatgtaacaagaaaacagaatgaaaaataatctaaatctATAGAATTTGGTGAAAAATCAACTaactcatgatggtgagtgagtagGATAATTAAGGATGATTGTAAGTTATATGACATAAGATTATGAGGAGGAACAGATCTGTAGAGGAAAAGAATGAGTTCAGTATTAGACACACTGAGTTTGAAATATGTGGCAGTCCTCCAGGTCAATACACACATTGGCAGTATTAAATATGGATCTGGAGCTCAGGAGAGAAATTCTGGATTTGCAAATTTGGGAAATGTTAGTATTTAGAAGATAGTCAAAATTATAGGAGTGAATGAGATTCACTATGGAATGTGCAAAGATGACAACCCAAAGATAGCATCCTGGGGAATATCAATACTTAAATAAGAGGCCACTGAAGAGACGGAATGGGAGTAGACAGTCATTTAGACGGAAATCCAGGCATGAAAGTCAAACCCTGTATGTAAGATAGGATGCTCAATGATGTCGATAATGCAGAACTATTAGCCAGAATAAAGATTGGAAGTATTTCCTTTGCACCCTGCTTGGGTTTTGCTGAGCCCGTTGGACACAGTTTTCTAATAGCATCTTATGCATTAAATTGGATAACATCGTgatttctcctcctttctctctacCTCTGTCTCTTGTCcaactttaacattttattatgtctTTGTAGTATTCCTTAAAAGGAGATATAATACTTCTATCTCAAAAGACCTgtcatcattaaaataaaatttgaagaattattgatatatttgttCTCCAATTCAGTctctattttctgttccttttgtaGAGCATATTTGTGAAGATTTTAGTATGTAATTAGCCAAAAATAATTAGCATGAATGATGAATGTCCTGGGAATatgcattaaaaacaaattataaaatgataaagctTTATTCTGTCAAATGAAAGGCACTTTATTAACGAAAATAGTTCTCCCTTGGAAATTCtgcttaaaggaagaaaaaaaacatattaaGAAATGATTTTGTAATCTCATTCTTGTAGCTTTCTTGCTGAGTTTCAAAGTGAGCAAGGGAAAGAGAGTAGAATGGGAAGATAACGaatattttaattgcttattttatACAAGTTACATGTTCGTCTCTTCCTATGCATTATCTTATTGCATGTTGTTTAGCAATATTTTGATGTACACATTATTACCTTCATTTtgcaaaaaagaaatctgaagcaCAGAGACGGTGAATAACTTCTCACAGAGCGAAGACTTGGCTAAAACTATCAGATTGACAATGGCTTGACAGGAGAAAGGGAAGgccattaaatagaaaataaaatttgccaaCATAAATATAGCCTTACCGAAACTCCTTTAGATCAACAATAGCAAGAACAGATTCAGACAGAACCTAGTAATTCACAGTTTCTTTAGGATTCTTGGAATTAAGTAGaggcatttccttccttctttccttccttccttccttccttccttccttccttccttccttccttccttccttccttccttccttccttccttccttcctccctccctccctccctctctcccttacttccttccttcctcacacattttaaaacacttccAATGTGCCAGAACTGTGCTAGACGCTGGATATGTAGAGGTGAACAACTCTGATAAAGCATGTCTGCAGCTCATTTCATTAATATGTAATTATCAACATTCAAGAATCATTGGTTCCCAGACTAAGGAAGAATACATAGCGTTGCACTTGGAACTTATTGTGCAGCCTGTCTTCTACAAAATACTAGCCACACAGATAAAACTCTTAACTTTAAAAGTGTAAACAAAAGTTGTCATTCTTAAAGATATATTAtaagaaaactttataaaatgtaaatatcatcCTAGATGATTCTGCTGGAAATTAATGCATTTATGGTCATTTTCATTGttccttttattctttcactGAACAAATTGTTATGAGTAGCTTCTGTTCATCAAGACAAGGATGAAAAACATAAAGCTCTGCTGTCAAGTAGCTCACACCCTAGCGGTACAAACTGAAATAGAAACAGCTAATTATAGAGTTTGAGGTATGAAGTTTTGCGGGGAATATAAGCTAACAAAGTAATTAAAGTTCCCGTTATGGGGGGCATAGAAGATAAAGGAGACTTCATACAACACGTTAAATATATTCTGGGACTTGATGAATGAATAGGGGTACACCAGATGGGAAAGGGTAGAGGCAGggtaggaagagaagaaaaaataggaagtGGGGCAGGAAGAGGAGAAACAGAGTCTAATTGctgataatgtatataaagtcaCACTTCAAAAATGATGAAAGACTTTTATAATAATAGATTATCAAGTACAATATGAGCAAACAAACTTGGAATTGATTGAAGGAAAATGAGTCAAAAAGACGTGATTTCAGTCCTGGGTAAGTGGACAAGTAGTAGTTAACAACAACAAAGGTGTAGTAGGTTTAATAAAGAAAGGTAATAATGATCTTTTTTACTGCCACATTTGAGGACTGAGAATTCCTTTcagattttgttaaatatttttaaagatataatataTGCATGCCATGTCATATTTTTATGGCTTGATATTTGTTATCTATTGTTTTAATGGAAGGCATTGgaagaataataatttataaatagttAAATTTGTAAGATCAAACCCAGTGACCTTGTGGAAGTGTAGAATGCTATGGACTCTTGAAGGACCTGGACTCAAATCCTACCTCTGCTTCTAAGTAATCCTGAGGAGGTCACCTCACCTCTATAAAATCAGAATTCAAATAGCTATAATAGACAAGTGACATGAACCAGTAGTCAAAGTGAAGCCAACTGAGTGGGATTCCAATGAGCGGGACCCAGGCCCCTTTACAGAGGTCAACAGTTCCCGTCTCCACACCtctcaataatatttttttcagcatGAAATTAAGCCCAGTCTTAAGGGAAATTCCAAAAAGCGTATGTTTATGTGATATTTAAATGTTAACAACTAGTTAAATACACATTTTCTGCCAGTGGCATATATTCCTGATCAATAGGATTCCTGtgctgatttgtttttcttccattttcgAGAAGTGGGGCATTTCTGTCCACTGCTCTGTCTTAAGGTGGGGATGATCTATTTGACTGTATGCAACAATGGTATTATTTATATCATCCTTttactatgtttcttttttcttttatagcaacatcttttttaaaaaattgagttaattttatttatattacctCAGAAAACATCTCTATAAATGAGTTTCCAGGACAACATTTACAATATAGTTAtaccatatgcaaatcaataagtgtgtttcatattatcaataaaatatgtTCTTAGCAAAGAGCATTAAAAGAATACATtgaaccaaccaaacaaacaaataaaaaatatttcaaagtcatGAGGGAGGGTCAAGTTGAAAGTGGACTTAGAAGTGTTCACTGTGTATAAAACCTGGTTTTAAGTGTTTCAATTAAGGTACCTGAGAGTAGTATGTATGATAGGATTTTGAATTTTCTCATGGTTGTCTGGGAAAAACCCTTCTACTTAGTGCTAGCAAGTTTAGCTATGCTTAATATCTGGAGTGAATAGGCCAGAACCTCCATAAAGGACAGACTATGTTTGAACAAATCATATAGCTACATTTCATATGCCTAAAGACACTCATGTATGCACATTAATAATTATGACATCCATGATTAATTATTATCCAGTGCTATGCATAGTGCTAAATCAGGGTTTTTCAAACTGCAGCCATCATCAGCATTTTTAAATAAgctgtaataaaattaaaaagagcagAAGATATCAAAGTGTACTTCAGAAAGATGGTGTATTTCTGAAAAATGTATTACAGTcataagatacatatatattttatatctgtcAGTCTTATCTTCTGAATTATGTTACAAAGAGTGTTTCCTTTTGTGGGTAATggtgaaaaaaatattgaaatctatGTGCCAGCTACTTTAGACCTGTCCTTTTAAAATCTCAATGAAACACTGTAAATAGATGTTATTAGCCCAATTTTACAGGCATTGAAAGACTAGACTGTGTATGTGGTTTCTCAAATGCTACAGGAGCTATAAGTGGCCAgtctgggatttgaaccctgtGTGATTAGGTACTAAAACCTCTATGCTTTCTTCTACAAAATATTGGAGTCAAAAGTAGAGTTTCATTGACTGCAAAGatgatttttgcttatttatttaatggGTTGGTTAATCGTGGTTGTCTGGTtgggcttttttcttttactttcaactacTAAGATAATTAATAATTAGTAAACTGTTATAATAGCACTTTAGACTTCCCAGGGCAGTctgattgtaaaataaataaattaaaatttggcTAGATAAATACAGCTCATGTAGCTTTGTATTATTATGTTTTAGTGACTTAGATCTCAAGTGCTGCTTCCttcatttttacttatattttcctATAGGTAGATAATGATGAATTTAATATATCCTTCATCaagtcaaatgaagaaaataaaaccatagaaATTAAAGATTTAGAAACATTCACAAGGTATTCTGTAGTGATCACTGCATTTACTGGGAACATTAGTGCTGCATATGTAGAAGGGAAGTCAAGTGCTGAAGTGATTGTTACTACTTTAGAATCAGGTAAGGAGAATTTCTCAACCTTGCTAAAAATTGACTGAGATTTAGCTGGCTTTCTTACAGTTCCTCACACTCCAccaaaaaatatatgtgttatgagaagtttttaaagcatataaacaaaaaattagtgaCTCTCTGCAACTGACAAAAAGGAagctttctatttatatttttgaggtaAAGAGGAGTTACGTAGAATATGCAATCCTTGTAAATACAGAAACAGATTAAAGGTATCCAGTTATGTTTCTTTGCACTTATTTAATCTGCTAGTTGTTTCAGAAATTCAGTAAGCTTGCCTTAAGAGATAATATTTCCAACTGTCTATATCCAATAACACTGcaactgaaattttatttcaattacttCTGTCCGATTATTTGAGTGAATATTAAATTTGTAATACTTTGTGAGTATTAAATAATCTGGAATTCAAAAGTAGAATCCAGCTCACATTTATCACAGCTGTTGTCTTCACTTAGTCAAGTAATATATGTCTTATTATATAACTCTTTGATAAATGTCAGAATCTATACAGATTTCCTCCAGTTCTTATGAACAGGGTCTGAATGAATAATAAGACTGTaaccaataacaaataaatttGGAAAGTCAACATCCCAGAACTTGCTTGCCCCATCCTCCTTCAGACTCCTGATGTTCTTTGCCACCAGATATATCACTGGAAAGAGCAGATGAAGGGATATGTTGCTATAGTTTATTTGTTGCTATCTGTAAGGTAAGTATAGGaggtaaattttttttacagCTAGTTTTTTCATTACATTATATTCTCTATGCATTTTGTCTGTAAAGTTATGGTTCtaaattaaaaggtaaattttatcaTCAGCATCCTAAAGTTCCATTTGTTCCTCTTTGGCTGCCAAGTATCACAGGTATCTATTTTCTGATTATGCCTTTTACTTCTCAATCCCTCCTACCTGTGAGGAAAGATATGATGAAAGTACTCACATTTATACAAAAAAACATTGTCAAACCTTAATGTGCTATCTGTTTCAAGGATATcacaatttaatacatttttactaAATCTCTAAGAGTAGGATTTTACATGTATAACCAAAAATTTGAGGGGTAGGAAGTTTTTTACAACATTGAGAGAATTTCTTTGCTTATCTAACTTAAAATCACATCCTAAATTTAGAGAAATATCtcataagaaaatacatttatgatACAGCATAAAAACATAtagcaacaaatgcaaaaatatctCTCTTGAACCAGCTTAACCTTTATTTTAGCTTTGCGTTTTTccatgtaaaatgaaatatttggcaCAATAGCATATTTATCtgcttctcttttattctttgctgttcatttatttacattttttgcaaGATAATAAAGCTTGAACATCTGAACTGTTGACAGCCAAATATTACATTTCTTCATGGAAATTCTTTACTTAGTATAGAAGACTATAACTATTTCAAGTTGATCAAAATAGATAGATATAGTCATTCAATCGGTCACTTACATAAAGAACACTAATTATGTTATGCACCAAGAAGTAGCTCctatattcataaaataacttttatcctcatgcatattttaataatgtattgatGCTTAGCTTGTCATATGTTAAGCTGTTATTTATCTAAAATAagctaaaatatttatactatagaaagaactcttaaaacccagcaattaaaaaaaaatccaattagaaaattcgcagacttgggaggccaaggggggcggatcacgaggtcagaagatggagaccattctggctaacacggtgaaaccccgtccctactacaaatacaaaaaattagccgggcgaggtggcaggcgcctgtagtcccagctactcgggaggctgaggcaggagaatggcgtgaaccaggaggcagagcttgcagagagccgagatcgt from the Macaca thibetana thibetana isolate TM-01 chromosome 11, ASM2454274v1, whole genome shotgun sequence genome contains:
- the LOC126931242 gene encoding 40S ribosomal protein S18-like; the protein is MSLVIPEKFQHILRVLNTNIYGQRKIAFAITAIKGVGRRYAHVVLRKADIDLTKRAGELTEDEVERVITIMQNPRQYKIPDWFLNRQKDVKDGKYSQVLANGLDNKLHEDLERLKKIRAHRGLRHFWGLGVRGQHTKTTGRRGRTVGVSKKK